CAGCAAAAACAGTAGGTGCGTTATTAAGAAGAAATATTAACGTTGATGAGTGGACTAACATTCTAAACAATGAAGAATGGAAATGTATACAGGCCACCGAAGGTATTATACCTGCTTTGAAGCTCAGTTATGATTACCTACCTGACCACCTGCAACAATGCTTTAGGTATTGTTGCCTGTTCCCCAAGGATTATCGCTTCAATGGAGGAGAGTTAGTAAGAATTTGGATATCACAAGGATTTGTGCATGGTAGCCATACTACTAAAAACCTAGAGGATATAGGAAAGGTGTATTTAGTTGATTTGGTGAACTCAGGTTTCTTCCAACAAGTTGAAAGGTACTTGTATCCAGTGAACTCAGGCTTCTTTCAGCAAAACAAAAGGGACTGGCATTCATCAAATTTTTTAATGCATGATCTTATGCATGATTTAGCACGAAAGGTTTCAAGAGGTGAACATGCCACTATAGATGGCTCGAAATGTGAAGAATTCTTGCCAACTATGCGCCATTTGTTAATAGTAACTGACTCTGCATACTTTGGAAAACGTCGACATGGCAATGCATTTTCTTGTGAGAATTTTGGGAAGCAGTTGCAAGTCGCATCAATGAGAAAGCTAAGATCCTTGGTATTAATTGGCTATTACGACCCTCACTTTTTCAAATACTTTCAGAATATATTTAAAGAACTGATAAGTTTACGTTTATTGCAAATCTCTGCAACTTATGCTGATTTTAGCAGTTTCATCAACAATTTAGTCAGTTGCACACATATTCGTTATATGAAGGTGCACTTTTATGAACAGTGGGTTGGCACCCTTCCTCGAGCTTTGACCAATTTTTTCCATCTTCAAGTATTAGATGTTGGCTTTTTGGGACATCTGACTCTGCCTAGTGGTATGAGTAACCTTGTCAGCTTGCAGCATCTTGTTGCTGCAGAGGAAGTGCACTATACCATTGCTGATATTGGCAATATGACCTCTCTTCAGGAGCTTCCGAAATACAAGGTTCGAAATACTAGTGGATTTGATATAAAGCAGCTTAAATCCATGAGCCAGCTTGTAAACCTTGGGATTTATCAACTTGAAAATGTCAGGAACAAACAAGAGGCTACTGAAGCAAGACTAATAGATAAAGGGCTCCTAAAAGATTTGCACTTGTCATGGGATGTTGGTAGCACTAACTCTGAAATTTCGGCAATGACAGCAACTGAGGTTCTTGAGGGGCTTGAACCAAATCAAAACCTTAAGAACCTCCAAATAACTGGCTATAGTGGCTCCATCTCTCCAAGTTGGCTTGCCACTGACCTCTTATTTACATCCTTGCAGTTGCTTCATCTAGAGAATTGCAAGAAATGGAGAGTACTTCCTTCTATCGAAAAGCTTCCATCCCTTAAGAAGCTTAAATTGATTAATATCTGTGATGTTGTGGAAGTACGAATTCCTTGTTTAGAGGAGTTGGTTCTGACTGAATTGCCAAGCTTAGAAAAGTGTGTTGCCACTTATAGGAGGGGATTGAATTTTCATCTGCAGGTACTGATCATGGAGAACTGCCCTAAACTTAGTGACTTCACACCTTTTCAAATTCAGAACTTCCGTTCTTTTGGCATTGAACAGAAGTCTTGGATGCCAAGCCTGGCTGGCACTAGTGCAGATAAAGGTGAGCAATCAGTTTATTAAAAGTTTGGTTGTTTTATTATATTTTGAAACCGAAGCAAATAAATTTTCGATCTTAATTGGTTTATTTACAACAGTTGAATCCAATAAAGTTACTCACTTGTTATGCACGAGTTAGTGTGCATTTATTATAATACTAGCATGTTTTGTCATTTAAATTGGGCATGTGATGTGATTGTTTTATTCTTCTTTAGTCTTAGTGTATCAATTTGAATGcatgtatttattttttttccgtaAATACAGCGGCCCCTGCTGAATGCATGTAATTGTCTTTCTGTTCATAAAATTTACTATGTGTACTTAGGTAAAAGGCTCTTTAGGCTCATGGAGTCAAGAAGCGAAGTTAGATATAGCTGTATTGTATGTAATTATCTATAGATATCTGAGTCAGACTGAACCTACTAATTGCAAATGAACTTGGTAATCTTTTTCTTAACTGTAGACCTGTTGTTATTCACTCTGCTGGTATTTCACTCCTTGtggttttttttccattgtagTTTCATCTAATGAAGCTGAGCAAAAAGAATGGGCCGAATGGCTATCTGGTGTCCGTGTCTTGATCATACATGGGTGCCCTCGCCTGATGGCGGTGTTACCTCCCCTGCCACCAGCTACAAATGCTCGAGTATCAATTAATGGGCTTTCAACACATCCAAGAATAAGAAGGACATACAGTCGAAGTTTGTTGATCACATCCTCTAATGAGATGACAAAGCTTGATGACAAGATTTTGGCTTTCCAAAATCTAACAGAGATTACATCGCTGCACATTGAAGACAGTCCAAATCTGGTGTCTCTTTCATCTGAAGGCTTCAGGAAGCTCCTCAATTTAAGGGAGTTGGAAATTGTCAGATGCGGCAATCTGGTCTCATCATGTGTCAATGTTGTTTCTGAAGACTGGAAAACTATGGATTGTCCTGCCCTTCCATGTCTCACACGTCTCCGTATTGAGTCATGCGGTAGTGTAGCTGGGAGGTGGTTAACTGAAATGCTGCCGCATATGCTCTCCCTTGAGAAATTGGATATACACTGTTGTCCCCAGATACAATCTATATCAGTCCATTATACTAACCAAGAGGAACAACATGTCAGTTTTTCTCCATCCCCAGAACGCATACCAGCACGCTCAGCCCAAGATGAATTCCACTTGCACATCCCGTTAAATGTCATCTCAACACTCAGGAGTTTACATATTCAAAGCTGCCCAGAAATGGAGTTATGTGGCAGCAAGGAGTGGTTTAGAGGATTCACCTCCCTTATGGAGTTAAAGATTTCATATTGCCCGAAATTGTTCTCTTCCACGAATGAGAAGTTTCCCCTTCCGCCGTCCATCCAAGAGATGCAAATCGAGTGTCTCCCGACTAGGCTGCAGCCTTACTTTCTCGAGAATCAAACATCTCTCAAGAACTTGGTAGTGGGATGTAGCCCGGATTTGCACTCTCTACGTCTGCATTTCTGCACAGCTCTGGAGGTGCTGGAGATCTACAATTGTGGACAACTGGCTGTATTGGAGGGCTTACAATGCCTGAACTGTCTTCGAAGATTGTACATTCAGATGAATCCTAAGCTGTCTGCTGCATGGGTTCTCAAATGTCAAGATCAGGAGGGAAGCACTCACACTCTCCTTCCTCGATCACTTGAGGTACTTCGCATCAAGGCTCTCCAGGATGAGACTGTGCCCTATTTGATGGCTCGCCTCCCTTCCCTCACCCAGCTAGAGGTATGCGATAGTCCAAATTTGACATCTCTGCCTCTGGGTTCCCTCACAGCATTGAAAAGGGTGTTAATTAATAGCTGTGACTCCCTGGCATCTCTGGAAGGCCTCTTCTCTGAACTAGAGATATCTGATAGTCCAAATTTGACATCTTTACAGCTAGGTTTCCTCAGAGCATTGAAAAAGTTGGATGTTCTATTCTGCAAGTCGCTCGCTTCACTGGAAGGGTTGCAATCCCTTGGGAGCCTCACGGATTTGACAATATTGGGCTGTTACAGCATAACTCCGTGTTTGAACTTTATGTCACAACAGGCAGTGGGATTTAATCTATTCCCTAGACTAGAAAGAATTAAGATGGATGACTTTTCTGCCCTTACAACGTCTTTCTGCAAGCATCTTACCTCTGTACAGCATCTAGTTCTACTtgagaattcaaattcaaatatcAAAAGGGCCTGCCTTACAGATGAGCAAGAGAAAGCACTTCAGCTCCTCACGTCTCTGCGAAAGCTCCGGTTTATTCACTGCAAGAATCTCGTACATCTTCCTGCTGTGCTACATAGCCTTCCTTCCCTCAAGAAATTATTTGTCCAGGATTGTCCATGCATCGCAAGGCTTCCTGAGAAGGGCCTTCCACCTTCATTGGAAAAGCTTAAGATCATTGACTGCAGTGCAGAGCTAAATGAAAAATGCAGAATGCTTGCAAAAATGATCAAGGTCAAAATTGATAGGGGATATGTAAACTGAGTGCTCGATGGCTCCGTTGGATGAGCATTTGTGCCTACGACTCTACGAGACACGCTACCTTGGCTGCCGTTTTCCACTTCTTAGGTATGCTTACATCAGTACCTTGTTATCTTCAGAGTCTGTTGATATCATAATATTGTTGCCTCTTGCTAAACTCTCTGTTGATACCATAACATCACTACCACTTGCTAAACTAAGCATTCTCTGTGCATGAACTTGGGAACCCGTACACGTCAGCTCGCTACTTAACGTGTTCAAGATCACCACATAAGTGCTGTCCAAAGGTCAAACGAGGTGCACCAATTCAGTAGATGCCCCTTTGTCCCTTAGATGGCCTATCATACTGCACGTGGCCGGATGCCTTTATGCAGGCACACAGCTGAGGATTTTTCATTTCTGGTATGTGATGAAAAGAACAGTCCGTTGGGTGACTTTTGGTTGAACTGATCGACATCTCGCCCTGCCAGGAACGCAGCAGATGACTACTCATTTGTTCATGAATTTAAACACGCCACCTTGTGATGTATTGGTGCTATTAGGAGTTCGGACATTTTTCCCATTCACGTGATGCAAACTGTATGTTATTATGCTccctcaaagaaaaaaaaggtttccTGGATTAGGCATTTTTATTTATCTTGTGTTCTCGTATAATTATTTGTTACCAGATAATGTACTGACAGAAGAATTATAATTAGctaaaataatctacaatttaaaacagagggagtactacaTTATAGTTCTTCTGTCAGTATTAGTTAAGTTAGTTACCTCTGTATTTTGGCGTGTACCTCAAGTACATATTTGCTATTGCTAGCTGACGGGTTAATCTACCTTTTGCGCCTCATGCGTCGTGTTTTTTTCAGTGAAAAGGGAAACCGTGATTCTTGTGACCCCTTTTGCAGTTTTGCTCATCCCTAGTGCGGAGAACACGTAGCACATGTAAATGGAGTTGTAGAGTTGAAGCAAAGGAAATGATGGGCCCTGATGCATTCAGGGGAAACAAAATCAAGCAATTCAGGCCGTCTTTTATGAATGAAGAGCGTCGGGTTTCGCTTCGATTCTCGGACTATCAAATTGTTTGGTTTAGGACTTGTCAGCCGGCTCAAATTTGGATGGCTCAATAATAGCTCATGAATGCAGGCGCgtatgtttagtaccacattacTAGTTGATTAAGGTTGGcgtcaacttataagcctttgtccacCAGCCATAGTACCTTCGGGTTAATCCTTTTACACA
This portion of the Setaria viridis chromosome 7, Setaria_viridis_v4.0, whole genome shotgun sequence genome encodes:
- the LOC117862949 gene encoding uncharacterized protein, encoding MAVLPPLPPATNARVSINGLSTHPRIRRTYSRSLLITSSNEMTKLDDKILAFQNLTEITSLHIEDSPNLVSLSSEGFRKLLNLRELEIVRCGNLVSSCVNVVSEDWKTMDCPALPCLTRLRIESCGSVAGRWLTEMLPHMLSLEKLDIHCCPQIQSISVHYTNQEEQHVSFSPSPERIPARSAQDEFHLHIPLNVISTLRSLHIQSCPEMELCGSKEWFRGFTSLMELKISYCPKLFSSTNEKFPLPPSIQEMQIECLPTRLQPYFLENQTSLKNLVVGCSPDLHSLRLHFCTALEVLEIYNCGQLAVLEGLQCLNCLRRLYIQMNPKLSAAWVLKCQDQEGSTHTLLPRSLEVLRIKALQDETVPYLMARLPSLTQLELGFLRALKKLDVLFCKSLASLEGLQSLGSLTDLTILGCYSITPCLNFMSQQAVGFNLFPRLERIKMDDFSALTTSFCKHLTSVQHLVLLENSNSNIKRACLTDEQEKALQLLTSLRKLRFIHCKNLVHLPAVLHSLPSLKKLFVQDCPCIARLPEKGLPPSLEKLKIIDCSAELNEKCRMLAKMIKVKIDRGYVN